In the Candidatus Methanosphaera massiliense genome, AAAATGGCACATGAATTAATATACATGGATAACTCAGCAACTTCACCAGTAGATGAAGAAGTACTAAAAGAAATGTTACCATTCTTTAACGAAAGATTTGGAAACGCATCAACATTATACAGATTAGGAGTAGACGCAAAAGAAGTACTTGAAAAAGCAAGAAAGCAAGTAGCAGACCTAATCAATGCAGATCCAAGTGAAATAACCTTCACAAGTGGAGGAACAGAATCAGATAACATGGTCATTAAAGGAATAGCATTAAAAGAAATACAAAAATCAACAGAGGAAAACCCTAGAAACCACATCATAACTTCTGCAATAGAACACCCAGCAGTACTAAAAACATGTGAATTCCTAGAAAAATTCGGATTTGAAGTAACATACTTACCAGTAGACGAAGATGGACTAATAAGTCTAGACGACTTAAAAAATGCAATAAAAGACAGCACCATCTTAATTACAATCATGCACGCTAACAACGAAGTAGGTACAATCCAGCCAATAAAAGAAATAGGAGAAATAGCAAGAGAACACAACATACCATTCCACACTGATGCAGTACAAAGTGCAGGTAAAATACCAGTAGACGTAAAAGAACAAAACATAGACCTATTATCATTATCAAGCCACAAAATAAACGGTCCAAAAGGTGTAGGAGCAGTATACATCAAAAAAGGAATAAGACTTGAAGTATTCATGCACGGTGGAGGACAAGAAAACGGACTAAGATCAGGAACTGAAAACATACCTGGAATTGTAGGATTCGGTAAAGCAGCAGAACTTGCTAATGAAAGATTAGAAGAACACATGAAACACAACCAAGAAATCAGAGATGCATTAATAGAAAAAGTATTAGCAAACATTAAAGACTCATACGTAAATGGTAGCCTAGAACACAGATTACCAAACAACGTACACTTCAGATTCTCAGGAGTAGAAGGAGAATCACTAATTTTAAGATTAGATAACGAAGGAATAGACGGAGCAACTGGATCAGCATGTTCAACCCATGATCTTAAAGGATCACACGTATTAGCAGCATTAGGAATAAAACCAGCATTATCTCACGGTTCACTAAGATTATCCATAGGACCAGAAAACTCAATCGACGATGTAGACTACATAGTAGCATCAATTAAAAAAGTAGTAGATTATCTAAGAGACCTATCACCACTATGGGATAACGAAGAAGACAAATACATAGGAGATAGGTTTGAAAAACCAGTAGAAGATGAAGATTTAGACAGATATTAAAAAAGTAGGATAATAAAAAAGGATGGTGAATAAAAATGCAATACAGTGACAAAGTTATAGAACATTACACACACCCACGAAACACAGGTGTAATAAAAAACCCAGATGGTGAAGGAACAGTAGGAAATCCAGTTTGTGGAGATATCATGACAATCTACATAAAAGTAGATGATGATGAAAAACTAACTGATGTAAAATTCAG is a window encoding:
- a CDS encoding cysteine desulfurase family protein encodes the protein MYMDNSATSPVDEEVLKEMLPFFNERFGNASTLYRLGVDAKEVLEKARKQVADLINADPSEITFTSGGTESDNMVIKGIALKEIQKSTEENPRNHIITSAIEHPAVLKTCEFLEKFGFEVTYLPVDEDGLISLDDLKNAIKDSTILITIMHANNEVGTIQPIKEIGEIAREHNIPFHTDAVQSAGKIPVDVKEQNIDLLSLSSHKINGPKGVGAVYIKKGIRLEVFMHGGGQENGLRSGTENIPGIVGFGKAAELANERLEEHMKHNQEIRDALIEKVLANIKDSYVNGSLEHRLPNNVHFRFSGVEGESLILRLDNEGIDGATGSACSTHDLKGSHVLAALGIKPALSHGSLRLSIGPENSIDDVDYIVASIKKVVDYLRDLSPLWDNEEDKYIGDRFEKPVEDEDLDRY